CAGGCCCCAGTGGCCTGAGGCGTCCCTGATCTCGGCCTCGCCGTCGTGGACCCAGAGATAGACGGGCTTTTCTGCCTTCCCCCTGACGACGACCGCGTCGAACCCGGCCCTCTTCAGTTCCTTCCCGAAGAACCCGCCCGAGTTCGCACTCGTCAGCGTCCCGTTCAGGGGCGAGCGCGTCACCACGTCGAAGCGCGACCCGAGAGGGACGCCCGTGCCCGTAAGGGGTCCGGTGGCGAAGACCAGGATGTTCTCCGGGCCCAGGGGACCGGTGGAGGCGTCTATCCCGTCGGAGAGGATATGGACCCCGAGGCCCCTTCCCCCGAGATAGTCTCTCTTCAGGTCGTCGGGGTACGGCACCGGCGTACACGTCCCGGCAGTCAGGTCGACCTCCAGCAGTCTGTCGGCATATCCTTTCATGGTCCCTCCACCCCTCAGGGGACGCCGGGATCAGATAAATGTACCCTGCCGATCTTTTTCCCTGGCCGCGGGCCTCTCCTTTCCCTGCCGGTTCTCCGGGAACGGCCTTTTGCCGGTATCTAAAGCCTTTAACGGGCGAGCACACAGATACTTATAGAAGTGTTAAGAGCACACCAATCTGGGAGATAATCTCATGGCAGATAAAGAAGTTCAGCAGGAAAACTGCTCAGGCAACTGCTCCTCATGCCCGAGCGCCCAGAAGGAAGGGTGCGATTCCCCGCAGAAGGGCCTCCCTCCCAAGGCGAAGATCGACGTCAAGCACGTGATCCTGGTCCTCTCAGGCAAGGGCGGCGTCGGCAAGACGACCGTCTCCGTCAACCTCGCCTCCGCCCTCGCCAACCACGGCAAGACTGTCGGCCTCCTCGACCTCGACATCCACGGCCCGAATGTGCCGAAGATGGTCGGCGCCGAGGGGCAGCACCTGAATGTCATGGGCAACAAGATCGAGCCTGTCCAGATCACCGGCAACCTCTCTGTCGTCTCGATGGAGTTCCTCCTCCCTGACGCCGAGACCCCGGTCATCTGGCGCGGGCCCATGAAGATGTCCGTGATCCAGCAGTTCCTGGAAGACGTGAACTGGGGCGCCCTCGACTACCTGGTCGTCGACCTCCCGCCCGGGACCGGCGACGAGGCCCTCTCCATTATCCAGCTCGCCCCCAATGTCGACGGCGCCGTCATCGTCACCACCCCGCAGGAGGTCTCGACGATGGACTCGAAGAAGGCGGTGAAGTTCGTCGAGAAGCTCGAACTCCCGGTACTCGGCATCATCGAGAACATGAGCGGGCTCATCTGTCCCGACTGCGGGAAGGAGATCGACATCTTCGGCAAGGGCGGCGGCAAGAAAGCTGCCGAAGAGCTCGGTGTCCCCTTCCTCGGCGCCATCCCCATCGACATCGAGATGCGGAAGGCCGGCGACGAAGGCAGGCCCTTCATCAACAGGCACGCCGATTCCCCCTCCTGGAAGGCAATCGACGCCGTGATGGAGAACCTGGTGAAGGTCGTTGAGGGGTAAATGGATCTTCTCCGGGTGCTCCAGGGGAATGGGAAGCCCCTCGGCATCTATACCCGGATCGCTGCGGCGGTCCAGGACATAACCTCTTTTCCCGACCTCATCGAGCCGATCTATGCCGAGACCGCCGGTTTTTCCGATGTCGACCTCGACAGCCTCCGCTTTGCCCTCCTCCGTCTTCAGGTCTATGCCGATGTCCACCGGTACGAGGACATGGAGGGGACGCAACGGATGAAGTACGTGGCGCAGGTCCTTGAGAAGATCATATTCGGTTCGCTGATGCTCGGCGGGGAGCCCCCGGCCGGAGAGTAGCCGGTATCCTTCTCTTTTTCCGGGACTCACTGTGCCCGTCCCCGGCACCGGGGTGGCAGGGCCGGGACGATGCGCAGGTAGGAAATTTCCTTCCCCCTTCGATCTTCTCCCGAAGATACCTGTTAATTTCCACTAGATAGATATATTCTGGCCTATTTTTTTGTATTTCCAAAGAAATATTTTTTATGTGATTCGACACGTATAAAACCGATCGCATGCAATCTTATCTGGAATATTGGTGAATGCAATGACCAATGACAACCCGTTTGAGATGGTGAAGCAGCAGATCAGTGCCTGCTCAGAATACCTGCACCTCCCCCAGAACGTCGAGGAGTACCTCAAGACCCCGATGCGGGAGATCCACGTGGCATTCCCGGTCAGGATGGACGACGGCTCTTTCAAGGTCTTCCAGGGCTACCGTGTCCAGTACAACAACGCCCTCGGCCCCACGAAGGGCGGCATCAGGTTCCACCCCGGCGAGACGATCGACACGATCCGGTCCCTTGCGGCCCTCATGACCTGGAAGTGCTCCCTCCTCGACCTCCCCCTCGGCGGCGGCAAGGGCGGCGTCATCTGCAACCCCAAGGAACTCTCCGCCGGCGAACTCGAGAGGCTCAGCCGCGCCTATATCCGCGCGATCTACAAGGTCATCGGTCCCGACTGCGACGTCCCGGCCCCTGACGTCTACACCACCCCCCAGATCATGGCCTGGATGATGGACGAGTACTGCACCCTCGTCGGCCACAATGCCTGCGGCGTCATCACCGGCAAGCCGGTCGTCCTCGGCGGCTCTGAGGGCCGCGGCGACGCCACAGCCCGCGGCGGCTGGTTCGTCATCAGGGAAGCGGCAAAGGACAACAACATCGATCTTGCGAAGGCAAAGATCGCCGTCCAGGGCTTCGGCAATGCCGGTTCCCACGCTGCGACCCTCGGCAAATCCTTCGGCTGCACCATCGTTGCGGTGAGCGACAGCCACGGCGGCGTCTACAACGAGAACGGCCTCGACATCCCGACCCTCGTCGCCTACAAGCAGAAGACCGGCTCGGTCAGGGACTTCCCCGGTGCGAAGAACATCACCAACGAAGAACTCCTTGAGCTCAAGGTCGACATCCTTGTCCCGGCCGCCCTGGAGAACGCGATCAACGCCTCCAACGCCGACAAGGTCGGGGCAAAGATCGTCGCCGAACTCGCGAACGGCCCTGTCTCTCCGGAAGCCGACGCGATCCTCTTCGCAAAGAAGATCCCGGTCATCCCGGACTTCCTCTGCAACTCCGGCGGTGTGACGGTCTCGTACTTCGAGATGGTCCAGAACTTCTCTCTCGACCGCTGGGACGAGGAGAGTGTCCGCGCTCGCCTTGAGCGGAAGATGACGAAGGCCTACCACGAGGTCTACGCCGTTGCACAGGAACACTCCATCTCTCTCCGCGAGGCCGCGTACACCCTCGCGATGAAGCGCGTCGTCGACGCGATGAAGCTCCGCGGCTGGGTCTGAACCGGTTTTTCCGCACCGGCCCGATACCTTTTTTTCTCTTCTGTGCGTCTTCGCAGATTTTTTTGCTCCCGTGCGCCTGTAGTACACAGGTGAATGTGCGATGGTACGCCTGAACTGGGAGGCAAAACTCGGCCTCTTTCTGGTTGCCGTGAGCGTCGTCGTCTATGCGGCGAAGTTCTACGTCCTTGGCAATGTCGAGAATACCTACTACTATGTCTTCAACGCCCTCGGCTTCCTCCCCCTCAATGTCCTGCTCGTGACCCTCATCCTGAATCAACTCCTCACGATCCGGTCGAAAAGGGAGAAACTGGAGAAGATGAACATGGTCATCGGGACCTTCTTCTCCGAGGTCGGGACCGCCCTTCTGATCCGTCTCTCGGACCGCGACCCCGACCTGGACACGGTGAGGCAGGACCTGATCGTCGGGAACGACTGGTCAGACGAGGACTTCGCGCGGGTGCGGGCCCGCCTGGAGACGTACTCCTGGTCGGCCGCGGCAGACAGGGACGAACTCGTCGCCCTGCGGTCGTTCCTGATGGCAAAGAGGAACTTCCTCCTGCGACTCCTCGAAAACCCGGTGCTCCTGGAGCACGAGACGTTCACCGGGGTGCTGAGGGCGGTCTTTCACCTCACCGACGAACTCGAACGCCGGGAGGACCTGGCGCACACGCCCGAGGCCGACCTGAGGCACCTCACCGGCGACGTCAACCGTGTCTACGGCCTCCTCGTCGCCCAGTGGCTCGACTACATGCAGTACCTGAAGACCAACTACCCGTACCTCTTCTCTCTCGCGATGCGGACGAACCCCTTCGACGAGACAGCGTCGCCGGTGGTCAGGGAATAATTTTCTTTTTTCGAGATCTGTAGAAATCCTCCTCCATCGGTTGATAGTGCGTGCTGATCCTCTGCCTTCCCCTTCCCGTTCTCCGGGGGACTACACTCGAAGACCTGATGGTCTTCTCATGCTCCCTTCGGTCGCAGCCCCCGGACCCCTGCTCAGGATTGGTCCCGGGAAGAAAGGGTCGGAGTCCTGGAGGAGGCGGCCATCCCTGCCCCTATCGTAATGGCAGGGGGTATGGGGAGCGGCAGCCCCCCGGACCAGGCACTTCTGAACAGAATTTTTCCCCTATCACTTCAGGAAGTACTTTCCCGCAAGGGTTTCTACAGAGCCCTTTTTTCGAGATCTGGCGGCTCACGCAGAGTGGGGTTGCTGTCTGCTCCTTGATCTCGGGGCGTGCGTGGAGTCTTCCTGCCTTCCCCACAATCTGGACCGGGGAAGACAGAACAGGAAATCCTGAAGAATAGATTTGCCGTCCCTCCCTATCCCATGTCCGGGGGACGTGCTCCTCGGCACAGGAATATTCCCGGGCAGAAAAAAAGGGAGAGGTGGTTCAGCGTCTCCCTGCCCTGAGGAATGCGGCGCCGATTGCGAGGGCCGCGGTCCAGAGGGGCAGAGGCGACTGCTGTGTCGTCGGCGGGACCGTTTCTGTTCCGGTTTCTGCCGGCGTCGCAACGGCCGACCCGGCGCTGGCCGAGGTCACGACCGGTGTCGGGGTTGCGGGCGTGCCGCCCGCTGCCGCGATGGCAAAGAGGGAGAGACCGTCGGTCCCGGCCTCGAAGTGGGCCATGCCGTCCTTTTCATCGGTGACCACGGTCGTGAGGGACTGCCATGCGCCGTCGACGTACCTGAGAAGTCTGACGTCGCCGGCCGTGCAGGCGTGCGCCTCCAGCCATGCCGACGGCACGGCGAAGGCGATCGTCTCGCCGGAGAGCATGTCGTCGGTCGCGTGATAGAGAGTCGCCTCCACATAGGCATAGACTGCGCCATCGGGAGCGTCGGCCGCCGACGGGCGTGTGGCCTTCTCCACTCCGACCATGAGTCTGTCGATCTCGCCCTTCGCCCGGAGGGTGACCGCCGTGAACGGCGTGTCACGCATCGTCAGGGTGACGTTCTCCTCGGCATGCAGTCCGCCTGCCGCACCGACCGCCGCCTCGGAGTGACCGCCGCCGCTGCTGTGCGAGGAGACCAGGGCGGGCGTCGTGGTGGTGGGTTCCGCTGTCGGGTCGGGCAGCACCGAGACTGCCGCGAGGCCGAAGGTGCAGAAACCGTCGGGCGACTCGAACCTGAGGACCACCCTCTCGCCCTCTCTCCGGACCTCTTCGGGCAGGAGGATGCTGGTGCTACCGTCGTCGCCGATGCGCACGACTCTGATGTTTGCGACGCCGCCGCAGGCATCCACCCATGCGGCCGGGACACTCATCGTCACCGTGGCATTCCTGATCTCGCTCCCGTCCGTAAGGTTGGTCGTCCTGACTTCAAGGGACGCGGCAAGAGCGTCGATCTGCAGTCTGTTCTCCGCGGCACCCTGCTGGAAGGCGCTCATGGTCTCTGCAGATGCATTGTTCCCGAGGACCGTGGAGATTGCCGCTCCTGCTGGCAGACTGGAAAGTTCCGCGCTGACGCCTGCCGAAACTTCACCGGCGCCCTCTGAAACGACCGAGACAGCCCGTGTCTCCAGGATGATCCCCTGGATGGTGCCGGTGATGGTGCCGTTTTCCTCGACGGCGTCGCCCGGCGTGATGAAGGTCAGGTTGAAGGTGTCTCCCGCGACCCGGATCCTCTTCCCGTCGTCGGAGACTGACGTCCGGCCGGACGCGTTCACCGAGACATTCTGCCCGGTGACGGTGCACCCGGGCACGTCCAGGGAGGCCTTTATTCCCTGTTTATCCGTGCCAGACGGGCTGACCGCGACGCTGCTCGTGTTTGACCTGGTGGTGACCAGGCAACCGTCGTCGCCGTCGACCTGCCGCACGGCGATCCTGAGGTTCGAAGTTCCGCCCAGGAGGCCTTTCACCCTGACCGTGCCGAGCACGACGTTCGTGTCGCCTGCACGGACAGTGTCGTCGAGGTCGACGGCCCGCATCATGACGCCGCCGTCGGTCTCACGGGAAAGGTTGAACCTCGCCCAGTCGGGGAAGGAGGCGCCGGTGACCGTGGCGACCTCCGGGTCGGCGACCGAGACGTCCATCTCATACCCGGCAAGACCCCAGGGGGCGCGGTTCATGGTGATGACGACCTCGGTCTCCTCACCTGCATTCAGAGACGAGTGTTCGGTGCTGAAAGAGAGTCTCGGCTCCTCGTAGACGGTGTAGGCCTTCAGGCAGACATTTGTGTCCGGCATCTGGGTGGTGAGGTCTTCCCACGCGACGCCGTCGGCACTGATATAACTCTCGCCGGCCGCCGCCTTTGCGCTCATCGAGAAATCTGCGATCGGTTTCTCGACCGCGAGGGGCTGGTAGTAGTCGGGCGTCGTGAGTTTGACGACCACCGAGAATCTCTGGCCGGGCCTCAGGGGCACGGGCGCCGCAAGTGGGAAGGTGTGGTAACCGGGCAGGACCTGGGTGCCGGAGATTGTCGTCACCGGACCGTCGGCTGAGATGGGGCCGTCTGCCGGGTCAAGGTAGACCGAGATCTCGTAGGCGGCGTTCGGTGCCGTCGTGAAAAATCCGACCGCGCCCAGGCTGTTGCCCGACGTGGCGGTGAAGACGTTGGCGGCGTACGCCGTCTCGCTCCCGAGACCGACCGCAGCGGTCCAGCCCAGGGGGTCGTGGAGGTAGACGTCCCGGTAGTTGTCCGTATCCTCTGCCGTGAAGACCGCCTTGCAGCCGCGGTCGGCGTCATAGTACGACTGGTAGAAGTAGCCGTCGTCGCCCCAGTCGGCGTTCCACGAGTTCCTCACGATGAACGCACCGTCGCCCGGCGGGGTGAAGGTGAAGTTCTCCTTGCTGTAGGTGTCGTCCCAGCCGACGATCAGGACGGCATGACCGTCGCCGACGAGCCAGGGATCATAATAACTGGCATATTCCTCGTTGTAAAAACCGTTCGACCAGTACATCGAGGAATACACGCCGCCGTACTCCTTGACAGCCTGCTTGATCAGGGTGACATTGGAGCGGTCTGTCCGCGCGGGGAAGAAATCCACGTCCTGGACATGCTTCTGGACGGTAAGCCCCTCAGGGGAGACGCCGGAGACCTCGCTGTATGGATCGTCCGACTCGTTCACCGGGCCCGACCAGCGGGAGAAGTAGGCGGTTGCCATGTAGGCGTTTCCGCCTTCGTCGTGGGTATAGTCCAGGCCGTGGGTGTTTTTCAGGTTGTTCTCGGAGAAGTCCCAGGTCTCCTCGGGGAGAAGGGTGGACTCCAGGGAGCCGAGGGCCGCAAACGCCCAGCAGCTGCCGCACTCTCCCTGGTCCTTCACCGACCCGACTCGCCCTTCGTCACGGAGGTCAAAACGGCTCTCCGAGGGTGCGGGCCTGAAGGCCGAGGTGGTCTGCACCTCACTGCCCTCGGGCCAGGCGACCGTCACCGGCGAAGGTATCTCGCCGCAGATATCGTCTGTGCTCTCGCCTTCTTCGATGGAGGCGGCGGCCGACATCATCATGCGGTCGGCCGGTGCCTCTTTTTCCTCAAGATATTTGACATACTCCGGGTTGAGCGGCGCCTCGGTCATCTCCAGTGCGGAGGCTGCAGGGGCCGCGGCCCCGAGAAGCAGGAAGGCGCAGAGGAATGCGCCTGCCAGACCTTTCAGTATTCTGTTATCCATATCTCCAGCCACCTGTCTCATGTTCTGTCGGTCTCCATGTACCGGTGAACGGTCACGACGTCGTCGAAGTCGATCCTGCCGTTACCGTTGTAATCGAAGACCCGGGAGTTCTTCTGCGAGGTGATGGTCTCGAAGTGTTCGAAGTAGGCGCTGATATCGCCGAAGTCCAGGGTACCGTCGCCGTTCACGTCCTCGAAGAGGCCGTCGCCGTCACCGTCGCCCGGGATGCCGACGCCACCGGGGAGGGGCGAGAGGCCGACGACGTCGATGACGCCCGGTCTGCAGATCACGGCCGTCTCTTCGCCGTTGTCCGCGTAGACCACGACGTCTCTGGCCGTGATCCCGGCCGTACCGTCGGTGAGGCCCCTGATCTTCAGGGTGGCGAGGACGACGTTCTCCGCACCTGCTTCGACGGTGTTGCCGTCGTCGGTCGCGTCGAAGGTGATGGTGGTGCCGGGTACGCCCGACCCCCCGTATGCGCCCGCAAGGAAGGCAAAGTCGACGCCGGTGATCATGGCGTTCGTTCCTTCAAGGCTGACCGTGAGGCTGACATTTTTCAGGCCGTCAGGGAGATGGTCGGCGACGATGGCGACCTCACGCTCTGTCCCGGCGGCAACGGTTGTTTTGAGCGGGGCGAACGAGATCACCGGTGCGATATCGGTGAAGGTGACATTGTCGAGCCAGCCGCAGTCATCCCCTCCAGAGGTGTACGCACGCTTCTCGTACGTCCACCGGAGGGTGTGCTCGCCCTTCTCCAGGGTGTAGTGCATATCCTGCCAGCCGTCGTCCTTGCCTGCGATCTCCTCCTGCATCTCGCCGTCGACGGAGAAGGCGAGGACGTCGGAGTACTTCATCGAGTCACTGTCATAGGAGGAGACCTGCCAGTCGAAGGTGAGGTTCTTCGGACCGGTGACGGTGGTTTCGATCCATGACTGCTGGCTGCGTTTGATAGCACCGGTGTGGCCGCAGCTGCCGTGGATGTAGGTCTCGTTTACGTCGACGAACCAGGAGGCGTCGCCGCCTGTCGTCCAGGCGAGGCCTTCTGCGTCGAGGGCCTCTTCGAAGGTCGGGGTGACGGTGATGTAGCCGTTCTTGACCTCCATCTGCCCGTCAGGGGCGGTGTCCTTCTGCACGATGAGGGTGACATTGTAGACGCCGGGTCTGGTGTAGGTGTGCGTCTGGTTCCGGCCGACTGCCGACGCCCCGTCGCCGAAGTCCCAGGCCCAGTGGGTCGCGGTGCCGGTCGTGTACCCGGTGAAGTCCACGGTGAGCGGGACCTCGCCCCGCGTCACGTTGCCGACAAAGTCGGTGTCGTCGACGGGCGTGAAGGTGACGTTGTCAAGCCACCCGCAGTCTTTCATCATGCCCTCACCAGAACCCTTCTCATACACCCACCTGACGGCATGCGTGCCGAACCCGAGCCTGTACCCCTCTTCAGACCAGTTTCTGGGGAAACTGCAGATTTTCTTCTCCTCTTCACCGTCAATGAGGAACCTCAGGTAGTCATAACTGGGTTCAGAGGAGACGTTCCATGCAAAGGTGAGGTAGCCGGGGCCGGTGATGTTTGCCTGGAGCCATGACTGCTGGTTTTCGCCGATGGCGCCGCTCCGTCCCGAGGTGGTGCCGGTGTGGACGCAGTCGACGTCGACGAACCAGGGTGCGTTCCCGCCGGTGGACCAATCGAGGTCGGGTGCCTCGACGGCCTCAGGAAGGGTGGCGAAGGGAACGGTCGTTACGGTCTCTGTCGCGGTGCTGGTGCCGGCGTCGTTGGTGACCGTCAGGGTGACAGTGTACTCTCTGACCTCCTCGAAGGTGTGGACAGGGTTCTGCTCGTCTGATGTTGCGCCGTCGCCGAAGACCCAGGACCACGCGGTCGGGCACCCTGCCGAGGTGTCGTTGAATTGCACCGTCGCCGGGGCCATCGCCCGCGTCACATTGGCCTTGAAGGCGGCCGTCGGCTGGATGGCGCCGTAGGTGTAGGTGACGTTGTCGAGGTGGCCGCAGTGTTCGGGGGAGAAATAATACTCGTTGGTGTAGGTCCACCTGAGGGCGTGTTCGCCGGGCGGGACTTCATAGTACACGCCGGGCCAGGACGTGCCCTCTCTGGTACCCTTGATGCTGTTCAGGGATCTGCCGTCGGTCGAGAACGCCAGCTGCCCGTCGTAGGTGAAGGAGCTGGAGTTGATGTTCCAGTTGAAAGTGAGGACGCCCGGGCCGGTGACCGTCGCCTCGATCCAGGAAGTGTTGCTGCTGGATGAGATGACGCCGCTCCTCGCGGAACTCCCGCCCTTCAGGAAGCAGTAGATATCGGTGGACCAGTCGGCGTCGCCGCCGGTCGTCCAGACAAGGTCAGAGGCGTCGACCGCTGTGCTGAGGGCGATGGGCTCGATGACTTTCACCGTCTTCGTCACCGTGTCGGTGCCGAGGACGGCCCTGCCGTCGGTGTCCTTCCCGACGATGTTGGTGACCGTCAGGGTGACCGGGTATTCGCCCGCGTTCTCGTAGACGTGGGTCGGGTTCTGTTCAACAGAGGTTTTGCCGTCGCCGAAGTCCCAGTCCCATGCGGTCGGGAATCCTGTGGAGTTGTCGGTAAACTGGACGGCCAGGGGTGCCATGCCGCGGTCCTCGGTCACGTTGGTGACGATGTCCGCGACAGGTTCGCCGCCGCCGTAGGTGCAGGTGACATTGTCGAGCCACCCGCCGTTCTCCGCGGCCTCGGTCATCAACGTGGAGTAGGTCCAGGTGACGGTGTGGGTGCCGTGGCCGATCCTGTACGTCTCATGGGACCAGTCTGAGCCCCACTGAATCTTCTTGTACAGGTTGTCGTACTGATCTGCATCGTCGACAGCGAACTCCAACTTACCCATCGGCATTCCGTAGATTTTGCCGGGGTTCACCTTCCAGTCAAAGGAAAGGATACAGGGGCCTTCGACAGTGGTCTGGACCCAGGAGTTCTCGCCTGCGTTCAGCGCACCGGCGCTCTTTGCCGCGGCGTAGTCGACATACTCCGGCCCTTTCACGACCGACCAGGTGGCGTTGCCGCCGGTGGTCCATGCGAGGTCGGGAGCGTCGACGGACTCCGCGAGGCTGACCTCGCCGACTGATCTGATGTATCCGGTTTTTGTTACGGTGTCTTCCACGCCGTCTCTGGTAACGGTGAGGGAGATGTCGTACGTGCCGACATCAAAGGTGTGGGCCGGGTTCTGCTCCTCGGAGGTGGTGCCGTCGCCGAAGTCCCAGTGCCGGTCGGTGATCGCGCCGGTGCTCTGGTCGGTGAACTGCACGGTCAGGGGTGCGTCGCCGGCGGTGGTGCTGGCGGTGAAGGCGGTGGCGATATGCTGGGTGTAGGAGACGTTGTCGAGCCAGCCGCAACTCTTGCCGTCAGATTCGTCGTCATTCCAGTTGTTTTTCCAGTATGACCATGTGAGAACGTGTTCTCCTGGCCCGACCTCGAATGTCGCGTTTTTCCACGTCTCGTCCAGTCCATCGATCTGCATCTGGTCTTTGCCGTCGAGGGCAAAATAGAGGGCTTCGTTGTATTCATCGCACGAGACCTTCCAGGAGAAGGTCAGGGTGCCGGGACCGGTGACTCCTGTCTGCAGGTCCGAGAAGCCGACTTCCCATTCATCAGCGGAGAACGTGCCGCTCCGGGCGCAGCCGCCGCCGATGCCGTCACCGACCTCGACTGTCCAGTCCTTGTCGCCTGTGTTCACCCATGCGAGGCCCGGGGCGTCGAGGGCCTCCTTCAGGTTCGTGGGGACGGGAACTGCCTTCGGGGTGAAGGTGAGGTTGTCGAGCCACCCGCCGTTCTCAGGATTGTCCGACGACTTCGTGGAGTAGGTCCATCTGAGGGTGTGCTTACCGTCGCCGAGGTCGAAGGTCTCGCGGTGCCAGCCGTCGTCTGTCCTGATCTTCTTATAGAGGTCGTCCGAGGAGGTGGCGCCGTCGACCGCGAACTCGAGTTCGCCGTATGTGGACCACATCACCTTCTGGGGCTTGACCTTCCAGTCGAAGGAGAGTTTCCCGGCTCCGGTGACCGTGGTCTCTATCCAGGTCGACTGGGAACTTGCAAGCAGGCCGCTCCTGACACTGGTCTCGCCGGCGACACTCTCGGCGGTCTCGACAGCCCATTCTGCGTCGCCGCCCGTGGTCAGGGTGAGGGAGGGTGCGTCCACGGCCTCGGCAAGGGTCTGGCTCTTGAGGACGTTGAGGTACCCGGTCTTCGTCTCGGTCTCAGGCGTTCCGGCCCTCTGGATGGTCAGGGAGACGTCATAGGTCCCGGCCTTCTCGTAGATGTGGGTGACGTTCTGCGTGGTGGCGTGCCCTGAGCCGTCGCCGAAGTCCCACTCCCATCCGCTCACACCGCCGGTGGAGAGGTCGTTGAACTGCACGGCCAGGGGCACCATGCCGGTAGTGACATTTGCGGAAAAGTCGGTGTAATCGCCCCCGGTAAAGGATACTGCATCGAGCCAGCCACCATTCTGGCCATTGACGCCCATGCTGCCCTTGTGGTAGGTCCATCTAAGGGTGTGTTCCCCGGAAGATATCCTGACCGACTCCTCTATCCAGGGCTGTTCGGTGCCTGAGATCTGCTTCTGCTCTGTCCCGTCAAGAAAGAACCTGTAATAGTCGCCTGAGGGACACGAGACATCCCAGGAGAAGTTCAGGGTACCAGGACCGGTGACTTTTGTCTCGATTTTCGAGTCGCCAAAGCTCAATCCCGGGTTGCTCCGTGCAGCACTTCCGCCTGTCACGGCGTGTTCTGTATCGACCGTCCATGCCTTCGTGGAGGTGTCGGTCGTCCATACAAGGTCCGGGGCGTCGACTGCGGCCTCGAGGCCTGTGTCTTCTGCGGCCGCGGGCATCGCCATCAGGCAGAGAAGGCCGATGGCAATGACCGCAATGATCGCATCGTTTTTCAAACGTGATTTACTTTGTGACATGGTTCAATCAGTTCTTTAAAGTGTATGGTGGTGAGGTGCGTTTTGAATCATGAAAAAAGATACTGATGAACTTTGATTGCTGTTTAAATCTTAAAATGGGGTCTAATATATGGTCGTTGCGTTTGTTAAATCTCTTTAACGTGTTGAACTTCAGGACACACCGTGATAAACCTTATCCCCCGGTAGAAGTCGTTGCACCGTCATGATCTCTCTCTGGTATGCCGGGACAACCCCGGGCGAGGATAGATCGAATTTATGGGATTATTTGAGAAAAATAGGGCCTGAAATCACATGGTATGGTGTCGGTGCCGTGGCCGGGAGCGCGGGGCCGCTTGCCCCTGCACTCTCCCGGGGAATGCCAGAAAAAGAGGGTTATTCCGGGGCCGACTCAGTGCTGGTAGAAGTACCGGTCGATCTCCCAGGGGTGGACCGTCGTCCTGAAGGAGTCCCACTCCATCTTCGTGATCCGGTCGATGTTCTCGACGACGTGGCGGCCGAGGACATTACAGAGCAGGTCGTCCTCCAGCAGGTACTGGTTCGCTTCGAGGAGAGTGCCCGGCAGGGTGTGGATGCCCGCCTCCTCCCTCTCGGCCTCG
This window of the Methanofollis ethanolicus genome carries:
- a CDS encoding Mrp/NBP35 family ATP-binding protein; the protein is MADKEVQQENCSGNCSSCPSAQKEGCDSPQKGLPPKAKIDVKHVILVLSGKGGVGKTTVSVNLASALANHGKTVGLLDLDIHGPNVPKMVGAEGQHLNVMGNKIEPVQITGNLSVVSMEFLLPDAETPVIWRGPMKMSVIQQFLEDVNWGALDYLVVDLPPGTGDEALSIIQLAPNVDGAVIVTTPQEVSTMDSKKAVKFVEKLELPVLGIIENMSGLICPDCGKEIDIFGKGGGKKAAEELGVPFLGAIPIDIEMRKAGDEGRPFINRHADSPSWKAIDAVMENLVKVVEG
- a CDS encoding Glu/Leu/Phe/Val family dehydrogenase, which gives rise to MTNDNPFEMVKQQISACSEYLHLPQNVEEYLKTPMREIHVAFPVRMDDGSFKVFQGYRVQYNNALGPTKGGIRFHPGETIDTIRSLAALMTWKCSLLDLPLGGGKGGVICNPKELSAGELERLSRAYIRAIYKVIGPDCDVPAPDVYTTPQIMAWMMDEYCTLVGHNACGVITGKPVVLGGSEGRGDATARGGWFVIREAAKDNNIDLAKAKIAVQGFGNAGSHAATLGKSFGCTIVAVSDSHGGVYNENGLDIPTLVAYKQKTGSVRDFPGAKNITNEELLELKVDILVPAALENAINASNADKVGAKIVAELANGPVSPEADAILFAKKIPVIPDFLCNSGGVTVSYFEMVQNFSLDRWDEESVRARLERKMTKAYHEVYAVAQEHSISLREAAYTLAMKRVVDAMKLRGWV
- a CDS encoding lectin like domain-containing protein, translated to MDNRILKGLAGAFLCAFLLLGAAAPAASALEMTEAPLNPEYVKYLEEKEAPADRMMMSAAASIEEGESTDDICGEIPSPVTVAWPEGSEVQTTSAFRPAPSESRFDLRDEGRVGSVKDQGECGSCWAFAALGSLESTLLPEETWDFSENNLKNTHGLDYTHDEGGNAYMATAYFSRWSGPVNESDDPYSEVSGVSPEGLTVQKHVQDVDFFPARTDRSNVTLIKQAVKEYGGVYSSMYWSNGFYNEEYASYYDPWLVGDGHAVLIVGWDDTYSKENFTFTPPGDGAFIVRNSWNADWGDDGYFYQSYYDADRGCKAVFTAEDTDNYRDVYLHDPLGWTAAVGLGSETAYAANVFTATSGNSLGAVGFFTTAPNAAYEISVYLDPADGPISADGPVTTISGTQVLPGYHTFPLAAPVPLRPGQRFSVVVKLTTPDYYQPLAVEKPIADFSMSAKAAAGESYISADGVAWEDLTTQMPDTNVCLKAYTVYEEPRLSFSTEHSSLNAGEETEVVITMNRAPWGLAGYEMDVSVADPEVATVTGASFPDWARFNLSRETDGGVMMRAVDLDDTVRAGDTNVVLGTVRVKGLLGGTSNLRIAVRQVDGDDGCLVTTRSNTSSVAVSPSGTDKQGIKASLDVPGCTVTGQNVSVNASGRTSVSDDGKRIRVAGDTFNLTFITPGDAVEENGTITGTIQGIILETRAVSVVSEGAGEVSAGVSAELSSLPAGAAISTVLGNNASAETMSAFQQGAAENRLQIDALAASLEVRTTNLTDGSEIRNATVTMSVPAAWVDACGGVANIRVVRIGDDGSTSILLPEEVRREGERVVLRFESPDGFCTFGLAAVSVLPDPTAEPTTTTPALVSSHSSGGGHSEAAVGAAGGLHAEENVTLTMRDTPFTAVTLRAKGEIDRLMVGVEKATRPSAADAPDGAVYAYVEATLYHATDDMLSGETIAFAVPSAWLEAHACTAGDVRLLRYVDGAWQSLTTVVTDEKDGMAHFEAGTDGLSLFAIAAAGGTPATPTPVVTSASAGSAVATPAETGTETVPPTTQQSPLPLWTAALAIGAAFLRAGRR